In Parasteatoda tepidariorum isolate YZ-2023 chromosome 2, CAS_Ptep_4.0, whole genome shotgun sequence, one DNA window encodes the following:
- the LOC107442463 gene encoding uncharacterized protein isoform X2: protein MNSEKREFVFTWRIENVSFGERRYIGCPEFQAECLGQTRWKVDVCPIGYQNESSCRLIWFNAKNETSNTLELYDISKSKSVGKDVIGHRFELHDINGVLFRSSDIQTFIDEGYCYKYIYFKDIGLERDLKDLPEDIIIVRCVLMRMKVDSSSENFNSCLENQRADEAKSDCECNTIHGVDTFTCTYKDLRALKGEKVVPTPTRFCINFSVNEKGEVYVSFYTKRAQDVIYVSFKISLICPDGAVAKVLLDTPTQYLESVGRDRFCIGRMDDKYYLKCETKSSNSVRFDTVSYSPACILNATESSAHSSENNEILANTAEALNPEGISISTQTEESNVDFKSQELMKFVHLPLQDDLCKLLKNETFTDVTLKSENVIMPAHKALLAARSPVFSAMFHQDMLESQSGTIYLSDVDVETLKLFLEYIYTDTVEMKSHENVIKLMIIADKYQVIPLKEGCSAYLKTILSDENVCDVIAVADMVNQEDLKLCAMAYIKANVSKILSTSKWKKWLRQNLELAADIVAEVSS, encoded by the coding sequence atgaacagtgAAAAGAGAGAATTTGTTTTTACGTGGAGAATCGAAAATGTTTCGTTCGGAGAGAGAAGATACATAGGATGTCCAGAATTCCAGGCAGAATGTCTAGGCCAAACACGGTGGAAAGTAGATGTTTGCCCCATAGGATATCAGAACGAGTCTTCTTGTAGACTAATTTGGTTTAATGCCAAAAATGAAACATCTAATACTTTGGAGTTATATGATATATCTAAAAGCAAAAGTGTTGGAAAAGATGTTATAGGTCACCGATTTGAATTACATGACATCAATGGTGTGCTTTTTCGTTCCTCTGACATTCAGACTTTTATAGATGAAGggtattgttataaatatatatatttcaaagataTAGGTTTAGAGAGAGATCTGAAAGATTTACCAGAAGATATTATAATAGTTCGTTGCGTTTTAATGAGAATGAAAGTTGATAGCTCCAGTGAGAATTTCAACAGTTGTCTTGAAAATCAAAGAGCTGACGAAGCGAAGTCTGATTGTGAATGCAACACCATTCACGGAGTCGATACTTTTACTTGCACGTATAAAGATTTACGAGCTTTGAAAGGAGAAAAGGTTGTACCGACGCCTACAAGATTCTGTATTAATTTCTCGGTGAATGAGAAGGGAGAAGTGTATGTTTCATTCTACACAAAAAGAGCCCAGGATGTAATTTATGtatctttcaaaatatctttaatttgtcCAGATGGTGCAGTAGCAAAGGTTTTGCTGGATACTCCCACACAATATCTCGAATCGGTTGGACGTGATAGGTTCTGTATAGGAAGAATGGatgacaaatattatttaaaatgtgagaCAAAATCTTCAAATTCAGTTCGATTCGATACAGTAAGCTATTCACCTGCTTGCATATTAAATGCAACTGAGAGTTCGGCTCACTCCAgcgaaaataatgaaattctagCCAATACAGCTGAAGCCCTTAATCCAGAAGGAATTTCAATCTCAACGCAAACTGAAGAAAGCAATGTAGACTTCAAATCGcaagaattaatgaaatttgttcATTTGCCATTGCAAGATGACTTATGCAAATTGTTAAAGAATGAAACATTTACTGATGTGACATTGAAGTCAGAAAATGTAATTATGCCAGCCCATAAAGCTCTTCTGGCAGCACGATCACCCGTTTTTTCAGCCATGTTTCATCAAGATATGCTGGAGAGTCAATCAGGTACTATTTATTTATCAGATGTTGATGTAGAGacacttaaattgtttttagaatacatTTACACAGACACCGTTGAAATGAAGAGCCATGAAAATGTCATCAAACTGATGATAATTGCTGATAAGTATCAAGTTATACCGCTTAAAGAGGGATGTTCTGCTTACTTGAAGACCATCTTGTCTGATGAAAATGTGTGCGATGTAATTGCTGTTGCCGATATGGTTAATCAAGAAGATTTAAAGTTGTGCGCTATGGCGTATATCAAAGCTAATGTTTCGAAAATCCTATCTACTTCAAAGTGGAAAAAATGGTTGAGGCAGAATTTAGAATTGGCTGCTGATATTGTAGCAGAAGTGTCTTCCTGA